In Amycolatopsis methanolica 239, a single genomic region encodes these proteins:
- a CDS encoding serine/threonine-protein kinase — MSDEGRLVAGRYRIERRIGTGAMGAVWQAHDDVLGRSVAIKQLLLQPGLDQHEAEDAKQRTMREGRIAARLHHPNAISVFDVVTDDNGHPCLVMEYLPSTSLAELLRDRKTLPPREVARIGAQIAAALKEAHAVGIVHRDIKPGNILLADNGVVKITDFGISRAKDDVTVTKTGMIAGTPAYLAPEVAIGGDPGPEADVFSLGSTLYAACEGQPPFGLSENTLSLLHAVAAGQINPPRQSGPLASVLAVLLHPEVQHRPTAAEAEELLAAVARGETPLGGTADETQFSPSGGALAGGALAAGALGAAAGAGATRAFRGDELGAHSGTLAGGASDQFYDEYDDYSDDPHAATAAYPTDDYDRQGATRAVPAGYDGYDDEPRAAAADDEDDKPGRWKVPAAIGAVVVAGLVALGIWLFTPANNNTTNTTETSPPVVPPPVTSSSVETTESSTPTATRSSQSNEPTKSSPSRRSSTEETSASKPSSSKSPTSSSSSSSRTPTSTPEETPTSGANG; from the coding sequence GTGAGCGACGAGGGTCGCCTGGTCGCCGGCCGGTACCGGATCGAGCGGCGAATCGGCACCGGCGCCATGGGTGCGGTGTGGCAGGCGCACGACGACGTACTCGGCCGTTCGGTCGCGATCAAGCAGTTGCTTCTGCAACCAGGGCTGGACCAGCACGAGGCCGAGGACGCCAAGCAGCGCACGATGCGTGAGGGCCGCATCGCCGCCCGGCTGCACCACCCGAACGCGATCTCCGTCTTCGACGTCGTCACCGACGACAACGGCCACCCGTGCCTGGTGATGGAGTACCTGCCGTCCACGAGCCTCGCCGAGCTGCTGCGCGACCGGAAGACGCTCCCGCCGCGCGAGGTCGCGCGCATCGGCGCCCAGATCGCGGCCGCGCTGAAGGAGGCGCACGCGGTCGGGATCGTGCACCGGGACATCAAGCCGGGCAACATCCTGCTCGCCGACAACGGCGTGGTGAAGATCACCGACTTCGGCATCTCGCGGGCCAAGGACGACGTCACGGTCACCAAGACCGGCATGATCGCCGGCACCCCCGCCTACCTGGCGCCGGAGGTGGCGATCGGTGGCGACCCCGGCCCGGAGGCGGACGTCTTCTCGCTGGGCTCGACGCTGTACGCGGCCTGCGAGGGGCAGCCGCCGTTCGGTCTGAGCGAGAACACCCTGAGCCTGCTGCACGCGGTCGCCGCGGGGCAGATCAACCCGCCGCGGCAGTCCGGTCCGCTCGCCAGCGTGCTGGCCGTGCTGCTGCACCCGGAGGTCCAGCACCGCCCGACCGCCGCGGAGGCCGAGGAGCTGCTCGCGGCCGTGGCGCGCGGTGAGACGCCACTGGGCGGGACGGCGGACGAGACGCAGTTCTCGCCGTCCGGCGGGGCGCTCGCCGGTGGCGCGCTCGCGGCCGGGGCCCTGGGCGCGGCGGCCGGCGCCGGCGCCACGCGGGCCTTCCGCGGCGACGAGCTCGGCGCGCACTCCGGCACGCTGGCCGGCGGCGCGAGCGACCAGTTCTACGACGAGTACGACGACTACTCGGACGACCCGCACGCCGCCACCGCCGCGTATCCGACGGACGACTACGACCGCCAGGGCGCGACACGGGCGGTGCCTGCCGGGTACGACGGCTACGACGACGAGCCGCGCGCCGCCGCGGCGGACGACGAGGACGACAAGCCGGGCAGGTGGAAGGTGCCCGCCGCGATCGGCGCGGTCGTGGTGGCCGGTCTCGTGGCGCTCGGCATCTGGCTGTTCACGCCGGCCAACAACAACACCACGAACACCACCGAGACCAGCCCGCCGGTGGTCCCGCCGCCGGTGACCAGCTCGTCGGTGGAAACGACGGAGAGCTCGACGCCGACCGCGACGCGGTCGAGCCAGTCCAACGAGCCGACGAAGTCCTCCCCCTCGCGGCGCAGCTCCACCGAGGAGACTTCGGCGAGCAAACCCAGCTCCAGCAAGAGCCCGACCTCCTCGTCGTCCTCGTCGAGCAGGACCCCCACGAGCACGCCGGAGGAGACCCCGACGTCCGGGGCCAACGGCTGA
- a CDS encoding chorismate mutase: MNAQTNEKATPPETSGEPVASAEEIAELRKEIDWLDSEILRLVKRRVEVSQTIGAARMAAGGTRIVYNREMDVLARYRELGPDGRQLAMALLNLGRGRLGR; this comes from the coding sequence ATGAACGCACAGACGAACGAGAAAGCCACCCCGCCGGAGACCTCCGGCGAACCCGTCGCCTCGGCCGAGGAGATCGCCGAGCTGCGCAAGGAGATCGACTGGCTCGACTCCGAGATCCTGCGGCTCGTCAAGCGCCGGGTCGAGGTCTCCCAGACGATCGGCGCCGCGCGGATGGCCGCGGGCGGCACGCGGATCGTCTACAACCGCGAGATGGACGTGCTCGCCCGTTACCGCGAACTCGGCCCGGACGGCCGCCAGCTCGCGATGGCGTTGCTGAACCTGGGGCGCGGCCGGCTCGGCCGCTGA
- a CDS encoding DUF1707 domain-containing protein: MDAPSNRIRAGDQDRERVATRLQEASGEGRLTLGEAEDRLAAAYAATYVDELSALTRDLPEPTPPRASRFPAPLRVHAAVVAVLSALLIARFAVSGAEFFWPVFPLFWLGVSLVAHAAVRARGRVVPY; encoded by the coding sequence ATGGACGCACCATCGAACCGGATCCGCGCCGGGGACCAGGACCGGGAGCGCGTGGCGACCCGGCTGCAGGAAGCGAGCGGCGAGGGCAGGCTGACCCTAGGCGAAGCCGAAGATCGCCTCGCCGCCGCCTACGCCGCGACCTACGTCGACGAACTGTCCGCGCTCACGCGGGACCTACCGGAACCAACGCCGCCGCGCGCCTCCCGCTTCCCCGCGCCCCTGCGGGTGCACGCTGCGGTGGTGGCCGTGCTGTCCGCGCTGCTCATCGCGCGGTTCGCGGTGTCCGGCGCGGAGTTCTTCTGGCCGGTGTTCCCGTTGTTCTGGCTCGGCGTGAGCCTGGTCGCACACGCGGCCGTCCGCGCACGGGGGCGAGTTGTGCCATACTGA
- the pcrA gene encoding DNA helicase PcrA yields MSTLFDLPAEPPARPAPGRHADLLADLNPAQREAVTHAGAPLLVVAGAGSGKTRVLTRRIAYLLAERGVHPGEIMAITFTNKAAAEMRERVSDLVGRRANAMWVSTFHSMCVRLLRREAKTLDMSSNFSIYDADDTRRLVTLVARDLDVDPKRYPARALAVHISNHKNELTDPEDAAAKASNDLERRVAEVYAEYQRRLRLANAFDFDDLIMRTVELFQAFPDVAEHYRRRFRHVLVDEYQDTNHAQYTLVRELVGTSTSESGAEPAELCVVGDADQSIYAFRGATIRNIEEFERDFPDARTILLEQNYRSTQTILSAANAVIARNPNRRDKRLWTDSGDGEKIGVYVADNEHDEAAFVAGEIDALVDQGQAKYSDVAVFYRTNNQSRVFEEIFIRLGLPYRVVGGVRFYERREVRDALAYLRVLANPEDTVSLRRILNVPKRGIGDRAEACVATHAERERISFAAALRDAAAGRVALLNPRSAKAIAGFVELLDGLIELVDSGAEVADVLEAVLERTGYRAELEESDDPQDASRVDNLTELITVAREFTEQAAEMAPLAEDDDGVPEPGSLAAFLERVSLVADADSVPTPDEDGEEEDSGVVTLMTVHTAKGLEYPVVFCTGWEDGVFPHLRALGEPAELAEERRLAYVAITRARQRLYLSRAITRSAWGQPMTNPASRFFDEVPSELLDWRREEPSSAAESSFGSPRAATTWGRRSRFGEDSAQAGIAARGMRSTPFKGWQNTVALKLEVGDRVNHDKYGLGTVVEASGEGPRATATIDFGSAGKVKLMLIGSVPMVKL; encoded by the coding sequence ATGAGCACCCTGTTCGACCTCCCCGCCGAGCCGCCCGCGCGCCCAGCGCCGGGCCGCCACGCCGACCTGCTCGCCGACCTCAATCCCGCGCAGCGGGAGGCGGTCACGCACGCGGGCGCGCCCCTGCTGGTCGTGGCGGGCGCCGGGTCGGGCAAGACCCGGGTGCTGACCCGCCGGATCGCCTACCTGCTGGCCGAACGCGGCGTGCACCCCGGCGAGATCATGGCGATCACGTTCACCAACAAGGCCGCGGCCGAGATGCGCGAGCGCGTCAGCGACCTCGTCGGCAGGCGGGCCAACGCGATGTGGGTCTCCACGTTCCACTCGATGTGCGTGCGGCTGCTGCGCCGCGAGGCCAAGACGCTGGACATGTCGTCGAACTTCTCGATCTACGACGCCGACGACACGCGGCGGCTGGTCACGCTCGTGGCGCGCGACCTGGACGTCGACCCCAAGCGCTACCCGGCCCGCGCGCTGGCCGTGCACATCTCCAATCACAAGAACGAGCTGACCGACCCGGAGGACGCCGCGGCGAAGGCGTCCAACGACCTGGAGCGCCGCGTCGCCGAGGTCTACGCCGAGTACCAGCGGCGGCTGCGGCTGGCCAACGCGTTCGACTTCGACGACCTGATCATGCGCACCGTCGAGCTGTTCCAGGCCTTCCCGGACGTGGCCGAGCACTACCGCCGCCGGTTCCGGCACGTGCTGGTCGACGAGTACCAGGACACCAACCACGCCCAGTACACGCTGGTGCGGGAGCTCGTCGGCACGTCGACGAGCGAGTCCGGGGCCGAGCCTGCGGAGCTGTGCGTGGTCGGTGACGCCGACCAGTCGATCTACGCCTTCCGCGGCGCCACGATCCGCAACATCGAGGAGTTCGAGCGGGACTTCCCGGACGCCCGCACGATCCTGCTGGAGCAGAACTACCGCTCCACCCAGACCATCCTGTCCGCGGCCAACGCGGTCATCGCGCGGAACCCCAACCGCCGGGACAAGCGGTTGTGGACCGACTCGGGTGACGGCGAGAAGATCGGCGTGTACGTCGCCGACAACGAGCACGACGAGGCGGCGTTCGTCGCTGGCGAGATCGACGCGCTGGTCGACCAGGGCCAGGCGAAGTACTCCGACGTCGCGGTCTTCTACCGCACGAACAACCAGTCCCGGGTGTTCGAGGAGATATTCATCCGGCTCGGCCTGCCCTACCGGGTGGTCGGCGGCGTCCGGTTCTACGAGCGTCGCGAGGTCCGGGACGCGCTGGCCTACCTGCGGGTGCTGGCCAACCCGGAGGACACGGTCAGCCTGCGCCGCATCCTGAACGTGCCCAAGCGGGGCATCGGCGACCGGGCCGAGGCGTGCGTGGCCACGCACGCCGAGCGCGAGCGGATCTCCTTCGCGGCCGCGCTGCGCGACGCCGCGGCGGGCCGGGTGGCGCTGCTCAACCCGCGCTCGGCCAAGGCGATCGCCGGGTTCGTCGAGCTGCTCGACGGGCTGATCGAGCTGGTCGACAGCGGCGCCGAGGTCGCGGACGTGCTCGAAGCGGTGCTGGAGCGCACCGGGTACCGGGCCGAGCTGGAAGAGTCCGACGACCCGCAGGACGCCTCGCGCGTGGACAACCTGACCGAGCTCATCACCGTCGCCCGCGAGTTCACGGAGCAGGCGGCCGAGATGGCGCCGCTCGCCGAGGACGACGACGGGGTGCCCGAGCCGGGCTCGCTGGCGGCGTTCCTGGAGCGGGTGTCGCTCGTCGCGGACGCCGATTCGGTGCCGACGCCGGACGAGGACGGCGAGGAAGAGGACTCCGGCGTGGTCACGCTGATGACCGTGCACACCGCAAAGGGGTTGGAGTACCCGGTCGTGTTCTGCACCGGCTGGGAGGACGGGGTGTTCCCGCACCTGCGTGCGCTGGGCGAGCCCGCCGAGCTGGCGGAGGAGCGGCGGCTGGCGTACGTGGCGATCACGCGGGCGCGGCAGCGGTTGTACCTGAGCCGGGCGATCACCAGGTCCGCGTGGGGGCAGCCGATGACGAACCCGGCGTCCCGGTTCTTCGACGAGGTGCCGTCCGAGCTGCTCGACTGGCGCCGCGAGGAGCCGTCGTCCGCCGCCGAGTCGTCCTTCGGGTCCCCGCGTGCCGCGACCACCTGGGGCCGCCGCTCGCGCTTCGGCGAGGATTCCGCGCAGGCAGGCATCGCGGCCCGCGGCATGCGGTCGACGCCGTTCAAGGGCTGGCAGAACACGGTCGCGCTGAAGCTCGAGGTGGGCGACCGGGTCAACCACGACAAGTACGGGCTCGGCACGGTGGTCGAAGCCTCCGGCGAGGGCCCCCGCGCCACGGCGACGATCGATTTCGGCAGTGCGGGCAAGGTGAAGCTGATGCTGATCGGCAGCGTGCCGATGGTGAAGCTGTAG